From a region of the Vanessa atalanta chromosome 13, ilVanAtal1.2, whole genome shotgun sequence genome:
- the LOC125068505 gene encoding uncharacterized protein LOC125068505 isoform X1, which produces MSEGDVSLIRDEDVLRRMWQQTEDFSRKKEIRAHMYRLREERLRNLYSPEPGAESKGCEFSSTQGHVKSFADQSFQSMKSKEVRDAGSPPKEFTYRGQDLKELSNAGWNVESENKTTDDGHTHVKSVHANIEGHYDVDGGRGQFAAVDHNKQAITEYDDGNTSLKRNENVSNTAAREQVVRKTDDGTQFSSTTSSSTSTSKFEQISSNKHESVPFTNDNYDLSPQKYNTNRNENSSTRLTKSNDYEQNLRSDFDHGEIISRKIDYPDENTKVIVETRCLPDGTRVTSTRREFRAPAVQTSRSEQHSHETRTENKSSSYATMEQRSHVSDSASKTLRETIDNSRRDIVDSQKIIDSNDFNKNQYFDYSNDKIVRDHDSVDKIKDQDYKTNINENTMRDVFTSNVDEHTKHFDTNETHDRNTKNIEERIHNITRENIVTERKTSSDQYESTYKSDYTQKKISHDWSPAHQAWASTLRSDTPTRPSTRASSPGSKTFKSSTSSLRSSVSPDKSHRKPSSRGGSPSKVDRYSPTSTVSEKNSSHYSSNTITEKTNRVTSPDRKLQYNYRPRSSASPEKQHYPAHGPNSSPDRKKSPLNDKTTSPRSNLSPERKINTTQSPLTPSDSRSPSPKRQIPDSRKTKPHQDSDLLVKHEEVDIFSYSTIKTSSIDKAKRTLSPSPDRKNKQKPSSPTKSVSEPIQKHSKELSPSRKIPQGEKEETDNLPGYMRPTAASKPIANSPDRKNYDTSVNRVKQEHYKFVDEETKMYSLADNEHKKHTFEEQVNIDLSPDVNNSEPTEAKELSKDRSPSPNKYLQKKPSLTRESPVKDIPKDIDVSSKEQTRRTNNSSTREMSSKDETEYIDTTTRSPIKSGATLTDFQSRTQRNKSPSPDKSRDSPNKDTPIADFCVTNKQPNYDKSRDEYHPDTEQKFGPSTLTQTCQNNKSKSPDSIYPKSDKTFTRRSPSPTKHDSKSYSDAKIIKTSSDKCFDIDETSTNIKTTKTDICGEDSTKQNVTLILDKDSQRPNTQTRERSPPKKSIQEKYPREPSPPKKIIQEKHPSSVDNSKIDHVILQTPTDKTPRDRTSPDKSKSPVRENKYQLASEFINIEKATEEINKNTTIERPRQLITPSTSPTRKPKTVEKESSSLQSSPTTSVSGFEYFSSHQTDESMVTDLDEQFYSENTTEFINNEKTKDVRNPLLTKIPCRSPSPEKRSTKDSLPRKSSLKKPSNQVSPTEKPPSNFLVSPNVETKEFIDSNVINKDYSGKEHDKPVKPKPPFERRETYEERCRKILGMTEHDSNETNIPQDSTDYQPSESNISSPSVSPCHSSSPENNFIHKDTLKNTSEKIKEKKVLVNENDNKSTTTQITISETRKKNKIPSREPSPCKIQNIITEDKGTSQYTTNVKKIENESKRTTSSSKIQSEGTDEQIYDIKPNRLSVSPEKKIEQQYLPKKRVICPDQMPEEVDSKLIDNFPKKTIDDAATLTKSTKKPMKAVISSEYEENYTTEGIIQDNVTNIIEDVTDYVKPRSSISPSRKAVKKTSSPTRNTDDKSSTTTSNTTFDYSTEFIISEKEKEVLDRVQKSLRKLSPERIVKSPDREKSTPKSTTLRDLKIISKTENIEDVSIKNITQINKSLNEEVTITEKQKIEKPKDQKISSKPPSRNVSPTKKVSNVSPTPARSISPKKPISPTERPLSPQVPRVSGIKPREPVSSHLRKSSPSTSSPTKTDKPFVSDVKKVAAITKQFNHTKAAVNIKPSNTKISPANVQKTEQEPKKTFLSKGNKENVKKDLDSKVTRTSSDIALKSKKVLPQKIRSKPEIQVNDFSTNKNYKHTITTTKSQKTTTKLPTSKPKSATSLNTSIDDDDDVIIDVQQAKSSRENSPDRICPTPVGYSDDVGTSRLPDEVKEPDEEYQKRGYHTIHETESLVDDIVEISEDEELFVKRREDELKKTDDHLLSVNSKVSKFLSKIGDVAKTKDTTTRFKETERKVHSDFDENLKSDDCLLSVSEKVNKFAKGPLDRKDKSPSRNIVEEFDKHTTYQDDYTKLSVNDKAHLFIETAENVKSTKTKPAQKIERPDLHDVDDALKTDDCLLSVSDKVNKFVKTAEQFLNETLEVEEKEKKIKEQHDKIMRKIVENIDDNVSNVKINSEKENIEDVSKVKSDVADNVRRSSFAKETTSSHAKVKEFISPNLKTAEKPSNVKVTTLRSNEAVKKAKALFENIATTTTTTTNRKTKDISQTKSSKLTEKIVTKKSPKVDSTKSPQYSINDENKNNNENENKPKYLPVDTTQEPSDETIIECRPQKSPTPLRQRSPDNIAKSPSRKTSDFNTPTSQIHSVTDVLKRDNSGLERPEKSKDKVPGYQQPTKTSQMKEEVKTIDDSEISSRRGSGKFGVELRRTSTERSTVSTERRRSSIEHYQPCIEDIFDLDLLEQMLEKVVGYEQRRRIRAQIRVAKKKVEKGQVDTNTVTKTKQTVSKMTKTQSPERQNKSPERQVKSTIQKAASPERQPQKYSSPVRQPQITSSPDRHIQKCRSPERDLTSTTHITLLSERTESEEVKHLLNGNSKDTITLSEKQIRSRTPDKLPTKAPPKSKSPIRKHSPDKKSRPLSPTKTPSTKPKSNRFSEYATAYMKKIGLKDSDKTIDVKLKKVPINELKTKTIETHHAIESKHSLTSTKTSERISSKDTVEVTHINGKRSPSPQKFDKSRSPQRKFSPDRKVHSPERSQISPERSHRNTEHLRHSPDRAKHSPERARLSPDRAKHSPERAKHSPERAQHSPERTPHILENTQQTPRRRYDSPERSPSPEMARQKSDVNKSQISKETIIKTVFDIEKKIPQKPKQEDKPSWVTNRNLKKITSESRTFSTKKIEPEKPKYRQLSPSKVISKPIDVITSSYGPGPLDTDGKPLFGIRALRKGSSNYQVKGTVIRQEFHSRNGGEPEGTVSVTAYSTEPKDLERLLEVQGDKPSRLHGLAAITTTKKFGGDTGTTFSEVHNKEERASLDQFTHSDRRVTESTITSGSSSLDRKGQTYAQKDKIVEIDNEERFGHKERSERIIDTHEKRGISGVKSETTGSVNKQNNTRTQKDKVERSVDMQRRGKEMSEKTEKRMEERKTVRQNSVKSLTEKYIKSASETSKSERHIYPRAGLILRTASMKDSVSSDSSAHAGLTRTDSEQSLGSEDERVTTTTTEEVGDGVRTTTTTTTRSGHTRGQERSFLDSTTKVTGVQDILTRMKNADIVIEEGDSSADTEARALLNKFLGATVLMAGMQSYVTEKPSGKVLVKQETVQSSGGKVSSSRHVEEIDIEQCWDERVLRKLLDECTDYEQRRRLRARIRTLMAEQEACASAVTEALAAAGETVETEEQSGERDEEEVTTVTSSVRRNSSEKTVSSTTTTKTSKVIESMTRPAPKPVSPFAKFRQLEKQNSTNSPNSPKSPQSPGSPSQPYFKFTDPALQASAVTIKERLLHWCRDKTREYENVKLENFSTSWADGLAFCALVHHFLPDAFDYYALTPDKRRHNFTLAFKVADEKAGIYPLLDVDDMVAMRKPDWKCVFTYVQSIYRRFKDEQ; this is translated from the exons atgtCTGAAGGAGACGTATCCCTCATTCGCGACGAGGACGTATTACGTCGGATG TGGCAGCAGACTGAGGACTTCTCCCGAAAAAAAGAGATTCGTGCGCACATGTACAGACTAAGGGAGGAACGCCTGCGCAACCTTTACTCGCCCGAACCCGGCGCGGAATCTAAAG GTTGTGAGTTTTCATCAACCCAGGGCCACGTGAAATCATTCGCTGACCAGAGCTTCCAATCCATGAAGAGCAAGGAGGTTCGAGATGCGGGCTCTCCGCCCAAGGAGTTTACGTACCGCGGCCAAG ATCTCAAGGAGCTATCCAACGCTGGATGGAATGTAGAATCTGAGAACAAAACGACGGATGATGGGCACACGCACGTGAAATCTGTTCATGCCAACATCGAGGGTCATTACGACGTCGACGGAGGTCGTGGCCAGTTCGCAGCTGTTGACCACAACAAACAAGCTATTACGGAATACGATGACGGTAACACCAGCCTGAAGCGTAATGAGAACGTGTCTAATACTGCAGCTCGCGAGCAAGTCGTGCGCAAAACGGACGATGGTACACAATTTTCATCAACGACAAGTTCATCGACGTCCACATCCAAATTTGAACAAATATCGTCAAACAAACATGAATCTGTGCCATTTACTAATGATAACTATGACCTATCGcctcaaaaatataatactaaccGCAACGAAAACAGTTCGACTAGATTAACAAAATCAAACGATTATGAACAAAATTTGAGATCTGATTTTGATCACGGTGAGATAATATCTAGAAAAATTGACTATCCGGATGAGAATACAAAAGTTATTGTAGAGACTAGATGTCTTCCCGATGGTACAAGAGTGACTAGTACTCGTCGGGAGTTCCGTGCCCCAGCGGTACAGACAAGTCGTTCAGAGCAACACTCCCATGAAACAAGGACTGAAAATAAATCATCTTCGTATGCGACCATGGAGCAACGATCACATGTGAGTGATTCTGCATCTAAAACTTTGCGTGAAACCATTGACAATTCTAGACGTGATATTGTAGATTCGCAAAAGATTATTGAtagtaatgattttaataaaaatcagtaTTTCGATTATTCAAATGACAAAATTGTTCGTGACCATGATTCTGTGGACAAAATTAAGGACCaagattataaaactaatatcaaCGAAAATACGATGCGCGATGTTTTCACATCGAATGTCGATGAACATACTAAACATTTTGACACTAATGAGACACATGATagaaatacgaaaaatattgaGGAACGCATTCATAACATAACCCGTGAAAATATCGTAACAGAAAGAAAAACTAGCTCTGATCAATATGAGTCGACATATAAATCTGATTATACTCAAAAGAAAATAAGTCACGACTGGAGCCCAGCTCACCAAGCGTGGGCAAGTACTCTACGTTCCGATACACCAACTAGACCATCTACAAGAGCTTCTTCTCCTGGAAGCAAAACTTTTAAGTCAAGCACATCTTCTTTAAGGAGTAGTGTTAGCCCTGATAAATCACACAGGAAACCTTCTAGTCGAGGAGGCAGCCCTAGTAAAGTGGACAGGTATTCTCCAACTAGCACTGTTTCTGAAAAAAATTCCAGTCATTATTCTTCCAATACAATTACCGAAAAGACAAACAGGGTTACGAGCCCAGATAGGAAACTGCAATATAACTATCGTCCAAGATCAAGTGCAAGTCCAGAAAAACAACACTACCCTGCACATGGACCAAATTCAAGCCCGGACAGGAAGAAGTCTCCCCTCAACGACAAAACAACATCTCCAAGGTCTAATTTAAGCcctgaaagaaaaataaacacaacacaATCACCCTTAACCCCTTCAGATAGTCGCAGCCCATCACCGAAGAGGCAAATTCCTGATTCAAGAAAAACTAAACCCCATCAAGATAGTGACTTACTAGTAAAACATGAAGAAGTTGACATTTTTTCATATTCTACGATTAAAACTAGCTCTATCGATAAAGCTAAAAGAACTCTAAGTCCAAGTCCAGATCGCAAAAATAAGCAAAAGCCATCTTCGCCAACAAAGAGTGTCTCTGAACCAATACAGAAACATTCCAAAGAGCTATCACCATCGAGAAAGATACCTCAAGGAGAAAAAGAAGAAACTGATAATTTGCCTGGTTACATGCGACCAACTGCTGCTAGTAAACCGATAGCAAATAGTCCTGACCGTAAAAACTATGACACTTCCGTAAATAGAGTCAAACAAGAACATTACAAATTTGTTGACGaggaaactaaaatgtattcCCTAGCGGACAACGAACATAAAAAACACACTTTCGAAGAACAAGTTAACATAGATTTATCTCCTGATGTAAATAATTCTGAACCTACTGAAGCCAAGGAACTATCTAAAGACCGTTCACCAAGTCccaataaatacttacaaaaaaaaccaTCTCTCACAAGAGAAAGTCCTGTTAAAGATATTCCCAAAGACATTGACGTTTCTTCAAAAGAACAAACTCGTCGTACGAATAATTCATCTACTAGAGAAATGTCTTCAAAAGATGAAACTGAGTATATAGACACAACTACGAGGAGTCCGATTAAATCTGGGGCAACCTTGACAGATTTTCAATCTCGAacacaaagaaataaatcaCCGAGCCCTGATAAATCAAGAGATAGCCCAAATAAAGATACACCAATTGCTGATTTCTGTGTTACCAACAAGCAACCAAACTATGACAAGTCAAGAGATGAATATCATCCTGATACTGAACAAAAATTTGGCCCCTCTACATTGACACAAActtgtcaaaataataaatcgaaATCTCCAGACTCGATTTACCCCAAATCTGATAAAACTTTCACAAGACGTAGTCCATCGCCCACTAAACATGATTCAAAATCTTATAGTGacgctaaaataataaaaactagctctgataaatgttttgatattgaCGAAACTTCtacaaacattaaaacaacaaaaactgATATCTGCGGAGAGGATtctacaaaacaaaatgtaacGTTAATTTTGGATAAAGATTCTCAGAGACCTAATACACAAACAAGAGAACGTTCACCACCAAAAAAATCGATACAAGAAAAATACCCAAGAGAACCTTCACcacctaaaaaaattatacaagaaAAACACCCAAGCAGTGTAGATAACTCTAAAATAGATcatgttattttacaaactcCAACAGATAAAACACCTAGAGATAGAACTTCCCCCGATAAATCTAAATCTCCTGTACGAGAAAACAAATATCAACTTGCTTCTGAGTTTATTAACATTGAAAAGGCTActgaagaaattaataaaaatacaacgatAGAACGTCCAAGACAACTTATAACACCTTCAACAAGTCCGACCAGAAAACCAAAAACTGTAGAAAAAGAATCGTCTTCTTTACAAAGTTCACCAACAACATCCGTGAGCGGCTTCGAATATTTTAGCTCTCACCAAACAGATGAAAGTATGGTTACAGATTTAGATGAACAATTTTATTCTGAAAATACAACAGAATTTATcaataatgaaaaaacaaaagatgTTAGGAATCCATTGTTAACGAAAATTCCCTGCAGATCACCATCACCAGAAAAACGTTCAACAAAAGATAGTCTTCCTAGAAAAAGCTCATTGAAAAAACCAAGTAACCAGGTCTCACCGACAGAAAAACCTCCATCCAATTTCCTCGTTTCACCTAATGTAGAAACTAAAGAATTTATTGAcagtaatgtaataaataaagattactcTGGTAAAGAACATGATAAACCCGTTAAACCTAAGCCTCCATTTGAAAGACGTGAAACATACGAAGAAAGATGTCGAAAAATTTTAGGGATGACTGAACATGATTCGAATGAAACCAATATTCCACAAGATTCGACAGATTACCAACCATCAGAATCAAACATTAGTTCACCGAGTGTATCGCCATGTCATAGTTCTTCGccggaaaataattttatacacaaagatactttaaaaaacacttcagaaaaaataaaagagaaaaaagttttggtaaatgaaaatgataataaatcaaCTACCACTCAAATAACTATTTCAGAAactcgtaaaaaaaataaaattccatcTAGAGAACCATCTCCctgcaaaattcaaaatattattaccgAAGACAAGGGTACTAGTCAGTATacaacaaatgtaaaaaaaattgaaaatgaatcaAAGAGAACAACTTCTAGTTCAAAAATTCAAAGTGAAGGTACAGACGAGCAAATTTATGACATCAAACCTAATCGTTTAAGTGTTAGTCCCGAAAAGAAAATTGAACAacaatatttaccaaaaaaacgCGTAATTTGTCCAGACCAGATGCCTGAAGAAGTTGACAGTAAATTGATTGATAATTTccctaaaaaaacaattgacgaTGCAGCTACTCTTACTAAATCTACAAAGAAACCAATGAAAGCGGTCATATCATCCGAGTACGAAGAAAATTATACTACAGAGGGTATTATACAAGATAATGTTACAAACATTATTGAAGATGTAACAGATTACGTCAAACCGAGGTCTTCTATATCTCCTTCACGTAAGGCGGTTAAGAAAACTTCTTCCCCTACAAGAAATACTGATGATAAGTCTTCAACAACCACATCAAACACAACATTTGACTACAGTactgaatttataatatctgaaaaagaaaaagaagttTTAGACAGGGTACAAAAATCTTTGAGAAAACTTTCACCAGAACGTATCGTAAAATCTCCTGATCGTGAAAAGAGTACTCCTAAATCAACAACTTtaagagatttaaaaataatttctaaaaccGAAAACATTGAagatgtttcaattaaaaatattacacaaataaataaatcactgaATGAAGAGGTTACAATAACGGAGAAACAAAAAATTGAAAAGCCCAAAGATCAGAAAATATCGAGTAAACCTCCATCGAGAAATGTCTCGCCAACGAAAAAAGTTTCGAATGTATCTCCTACACCAGCAAGAAGTATATCACCTAAAAAACCAATATCACCGACTGAAAGACCACTATCACCACAGGTACCCAGAGTAAGTGGCATAAAACCGAGAGAACCAGTTTCCTCTCATCTCAGAAAATCTTCACCTTCTACATCATCACCAACAAAGACAGATAAACCGTTTGTATCAGATGTTAAAAAAGTTGCAGCTATTACAAAGCAATTTAATCATACAAAAGCAGCTGTTAATATTAAACCGTCAAATACTAAGATATCACCGGCAAATGTACAGAAAACAGAACAAGAACCtaaaaagacatttttaagCAAAGGCAATAAGGAAAATGTTAAGAAAGATTTAGACTCAAAAGTAACACGAACCTCTAGTGACATagcattaaaatcaaaaaaagtTTTGCCACAGAAAATTAGATCCAAACCTGAAATCCAAGTTAATGATTTttctacaaacaaaaattataaacatacaatCACTACAACTAAATcacaaaaaacaacaacaaaactaCCCACAAGTAAACCAAAATCAGCAACATCCTTAAATACCTcgattgatgatgatgatgatgtaattATAGATGTTCAGCAAGCTAAATCATCTCGTGAAAATTCTCCAGATCGTATATGCCCGACGCCTGTAGGGTATTCGGATGACGTTGGTACTTCTAGGCTTCCTGATGAAGTAAAAGAACCAGATGAAGAATATCAAAAACGTGGATATCATACGATACATGAAACTGAATCTCTAGTAGATGATATTGTGGAAATAAGTGAAGATGAAGAGCTGTTTGTTAAAAGAAGagaagatgaattaaaaaagaccGACGATCATCTTTTGAGTGTTAACAGCAAGGTATCTAAATttttgtcaaaaataggcgACGTCGCTAAAACCAAAGATACGACTACGAGATTTAAAGAAACAGAAAGAAAAGTACACTCTGACtttgatgaaaatttaaaatcagaTGACTGCTTATTATCCGTATCAGAGAAAGTTAATAAGTTTGCTAAAGGGCCTCTTGATAGAAAAGACAAGAGCCCCTCACGTAATATCGTAGAAGAATTTGACAAACATACAACATATCAGGACGATTATACTAAATTAAGCGTAAATGATAAAGCTCATTTATTCATTGAAACAGCTGAAAACGTTAAGTCTACTAAAACTAAACCAGCACAAAAAATTGAGCGACCTGATCTTCATGATGTTGATGATGCATTGAAAACCGACGATTGCTTACTCAGTGTATCAGATAAAGTTAATAAGTTTGTAAAGACCGCtgaacaatttttaaatgaaacactAGAAgttgaagaaaaagaaaaaaaaattaaagaacagCATGACAAAATTATGAGGAAAATTGTGGAAAATATCGATGATAATGTttctaatgtaaaaattaacagtgaaaaagaaaatatcgaaGACGTATCGAAAGTAAAATCCGATGTTGCTGACAACGTAAGACGAAGTTCTTTTGCTAAAGAAACCACGTCATCACATGCAAAAGTAAAAGAATTCATTAGCCCAAATCTTAAAACAGCCGAAAAGCCTTCAAACGTAAAAGTAACGACTCTTCGTAGTAATGAGGCCGTAAAGAAAGCTAAAgctttgtttgaaaatattgccacaactactactactaccacGAATCGAAAGACAAAAGATATTTCTCAAACGAAGTCTTCGAAATTAACtgaaaaaattgtaacaaagaAGTCTCCTAAAGTGGATTCGACAAAAAGTCCACAATATTCTATTAatgatgaaaacaaaaataacaatgaaaatgaaaacaagCCAAAATATTTACCAGTTGATACAACGCAAGAACCTTCGGATGAAACCATAATAGAGTGTCGACCTCAAAAAAGTCCAACGCCATTAAGACAACGTTCGCCTGATAACATAGCTAAATCTCCTTCACGCAAAACCTCGGATTTCAATACACCTACGTCACAGATCCATTCTGTTACTGATGTACTTAAAAGAGACAACTCTGGATTAGAAAGACCTgaaaaatcaaaagataaagtACCCGGCTATCAACAGCCTACAAAAACCAGCCAAATGAAAGAAGAAGTAAAAACGATAGATGATAGTGAGATAAGTAGTAGACGCGGAAGTGGGAAGTTTGGAGTTGAACTTCGGCGAACGAGTACCGAGAGATCTACTGTCAGTACTGAACGTCGACGCAGTAGTATTGAACACTATCAGCCCTGCATAGAAGATATCTTCGACTTGGACCTCTTAGAACAAAtg ttggAGAAGGTCGTCGGTTATGAGCAGAGACGTCGCATTAGAGCCCAAATACGAGTAGCTAAGAAGAAAGTAGAGAAAGGGCAAGTCGATACAAATACTGTCACAAAAACGAAGCAAACTGTTAGTAAAATGACTAAGACTCAATCACCTGAACGTCAAAATAAATCACCAGAACGTCAAGTCAAATCTACAATTCAAAAAGCAGCTTCTCCTGAACGACAACCCCAAAAGTATTCGTCTCCAGTAAGGCAGCCTCAGATAACTTCTTCCCCTGACCGTCATATACAGAAATGTCGTTCTCCTGAACGTGATCTAACATCAACAACGCATATAACGTTGTTATCAGAGCGAACGGAATCAGAAGAAGTTAAACACTTGTTGAATGGTAATTCAAAAGATACTATTACCTTATCAGAAAAACAAATTAGATCGAGAACTCCAGATAAATTACCTACAAAAGCACCACCCAAATCTAAAAGTCCAATTCGCAAACACAGCCCCGATAAAAAATCTAGACCTCTGTCACCAACTAAAACGCCTTCCACAAAACCAAAATCAAATCGTTTTAGCGAATATGCTACTGCGTATATGAAAAAAATCGGATTGAAAGATTCGGACAAAACTATCGATGTTAAGCTAAAAAAAGTACCTATTAatgaattgaaaacaaaaacaatagaaaCTCACCATGCGATTGAATCTAAACATTCATTGACTTCTACTAAGACATCTGAGCGCATATCGTCGAAAGATACAGTAGAAGTTACTCATATTAATGGGAAAAGGTCACCTTCACCACAAAAGTTCGATAAAAGCCGTTCTCCACAAAGAAAGTTCTCTCCTGACCGTAAAGTTCACAGTCCTGAACGTTCTCAAATTAGTCCAGAACGGTCACATCGAAATACAGAACACCTTCGGCACAGTCCCGATCGTGCAAAGCATAGTCCAGAACGTGCTAGGCTTAGTCCAGACCGTGCTAAGCATAGTCCGGAACGTGCTAAGCATAGCCCAGAACGTGCTCAGCATAGTCCTGAACGTACTCCGCACATTCTTGAAAATACTCAGCAAACCCCTCGACGCAGATATGATAGTCCAGAAAGATCACCTAGTCCAGAGATGGCTCGTCAAAAATCTGACGTCAATAAAAGCCAAATTAGTAAggaaactattataaaaacagtATTTGATATTGAGAAGAAAATTCCACAAAAACCCAAGCAAGAAGACAAACCTTCGTGGGTAACGAAcagaaatttaaagaaaataacatcGGAAAGTCGCACGTTTAGTACTAAAAAGATAGAACCAGAGAAACCAAAATACCGACAACTGAGTCCATCTAAGGTTATTTCAAAACCCATTGATGTTATAACTTCTAGCTACGGTCCAGGGCCTCTCGATACAGACGGTAAACCTCTGTTTGGTATAAGAGCCTTGAGAAAGGGATCTTCTAACTATCAAG TGAAAGGTACTGTCATTCGTCAAGAGTTCCATTCGCGGAACGGAGGCGAACCTGAGGGCACGGTCTCCGTCACAGCGTACTCGACGGAACCAAAGGACTTGGAAAGATTGCTCGAAGTTCAAGGAGATAAGCCTTCGAGGCTTCATGGCTTGGCCGCTATTACTACAACAAAAAAGTTCGGCGGAGATACCGGAACAACTTTTAGCGAGGTTCATAAC aAAGAAGAACGCGCATCACTAGACCAGTTCACACATAGCGATCGCCGAGTCACTGAAAGCACAATAACCAGCGGTAGTAGCAGCTTGGACAGAAAAGGACAGACATATGCACAGAAAGACAAAATCGTAGAGATCGATAACGAAGAAAGATTCGGACATAAGGAGAGATCGGAGCGAATTATAGACACGCATGAAAAACGTGGAATAAGTGGCGTTAAATCAGAAACAACAGGAAGtgtcaataaacaaaataacactAGAACGCAGAAAGACAAAGTCGAGAGGAGTGTAGATATGCAAAGAAGAGGGAAAGAGATGTCAGAGAAAACAGAGAAACGCATGGAAGAACGGAAGACAGTCAGACAGAATTCCGTTAAATCGCTCACAGAGAAATACATTAAGAGTGCAA gCGAGACTTCGAAATCTGAACGGCACATATACCCGAGAGCGGGACTGATCTTGCGCACCGCCTCTATGAAGGACAGTGTCTCCAGCGATTCGTCAGCTCACGCTG GTCTCACGCGTACGGACAGCGAACAGAGTCTAGGCTCTGAGGATGAAAGGGTGACTACAACCACCACCGAAGAAGTCGGGGACGGCGTACGCACTACGACTACCACCACAACGCGATCGGGTCACACTCGCGGTCAAGAGCGGTCTTTCCTCGACAGCACCACGAAGGTCACCGGGGTACAAGACATACTGACTAGGATGAAGAATGCTGATATTG TGATCGAGGAGGGTGACAGCAGCGCGGACACAGAAGCACGTGCTCTGCTGAATAAGTTTCTAGGCGCCACCGTGCTCATGGCTGGTATGCAGAGCTATGTCACAGAAAAGCCTTCTGGAAAGGTTTTGGTCAAACAA